The Cupriavidus necator DNA window CGGGCCCATGCGCGAGCGCGAATACGGGCGCTGACAGCGCGCACCGGCGCCACGCAATGCCGGCATTGCCTGCCGGTGTTGCACAATACCGGCTTTGCAATTCTTGCATCGACCGGGGACACCGCATGGCAAAGCAGGGCGCAATGGGGCTGAGAGGTATCGCATTGTTCGAGGCCGCCAAGGGCTTGCTGGTGATCGTGGCCGGCCTGGGCCTGGCCGCACTGCTGCACCGCGACGCCCAGGCGCTCGCGGAAGCCATCATCCAGCGCCTGCATGTCAATCCGGCCAGCCGCTATCCCACCATCTTCCTGTCCTTGCTTGCGCATCCCGACAACGCCCGCCTGTGGGCAATCGGCGGCTCTGCCGTGGTCTATACGCTGATGCGCTTTGCCGAAGCGTACGGGCTCTGGCGCGGGCTTGCATGGGGCAACTGGATCGGGGTGTGGTCCGGCGGCATCTACATTCCGCTGGAACTGTACGAGGCCCTGGTCCACCCCAGCTGGCTGCATGGCACGCTGGCGGCAGCCAACCTGCTGGTGGTGCTTT harbors:
- a CDS encoding DUF2127 domain-containing protein codes for the protein MAKQGAMGLRGIALFEAAKGLLVIVAGLGLAALLHRDAQALAEAIIQRLHVNPASRYPTIFLSLLAHPDNARLWAIGGSAVVYTLMRFAEAYGLWRGLAWGNWIGVWSGGIYIPLELYEALVHPSWLHGTLAAANLLVVLYLARGLLAKSTTRGS